One Methanolobus sp. WCC4 DNA segment encodes these proteins:
- a CDS encoding NADH-quinone oxidoreductase subunit J, translating to MDPTIGNIIELIIFVILALVSIVFAIFVVTAKDVVRAAIGLVVTMFVVAAFYIMLNAQFLGVAQVLVYIGAVGVLILFAVMLTKKEFGTDAE from the coding sequence ATGGACCCCACAATAGGTAATATAATTGAATTGATCATCTTTGTGATCCTTGCTCTTGTATCGATAGTGTTCGCAATATTTGTCGTGACAGCTAAGGATGTAGTAAGGGCCGCGATCGGGCTTGTAGTGACAATGTTCGTTGTTGCAGCTTTCTACATAATGCTGAATGCGCAGTTCCTTGGTGTTGCCCAGGTACTGGTATACATCGGTGCAGTAGGAGTATTGATCCTGTTCGCTGTAATGCTTACAAAGAAGGAGTTTGGTACAGATGCTGAATAA
- the fpoI gene encoding F420H2 dehydrogenase subunit FpoI, producing the protein MVIKNIITAVKNIYFGPPVTRMCPEVPTKLSDRFRGLQKLDKTKCIGCGICANTCPNNAIKIVRARINPQSDKQRWFPAIDIGHCLFCGLCIDQCPKDALESTKVYLTGVIRWNHEDLLFTPDMLAREVDINAEEEAGEEVSRWTPQ; encoded by the coding sequence ATGGTTATTAAAAATATCATAACAGCAGTAAAGAACATTTATTTCGGCCCGCCTGTTACAAGAATGTGTCCGGAAGTACCAACGAAACTTTCAGACAGGTTCAGGGGCTTGCAAAAGTTAGATAAAACGAAATGTATCGGTTGTGGAATATGTGCCAACACGTGTCCAAATAATGCTATTAAGATAGTCAGAGCACGTATCAATCCACAAAGTGACAAGCAGAGATGGTTCCCTGCAATTGATATTGGTCACTGTCTGTTCTGTGGCCTTTGTATCGACCAGTGTCCAAAGGACGCACTCGAGAGCACAAAGGTATACCTGACAGGTGTTATCCGCTGGAACCATGAGGATCTTCTCTTCACGCCGGACATGCTGGCAAGGGAAGTTGATATCAATGCTGAAGAAGAGGCTGGTGAAGAGGTGAGCAGATGGACCCCACAATAG
- the fpoH gene encoding F420H2 dehydrogenase subunit FpoH, producing MDIESIIYNPLLRGILGLCIMGAVFGGACVAVWFERKLSADVQQRYGPMRVGPHGLLQLVADAIKLFTKEDIIPKNADRLLFVSAPILLMGSVFLMLVAMPFGAIIIDGQSYVIAATEMDISILYIEAMSAISIIGIFMVAYSANNKFSVLGAFRNFARMIGYEVPLGICIVSVAIMAGSLNIVEIAEAQSPLWFIIMQPLGAFVFFIALMADMGRLPFDQNESEEELIAGWMTEYTSMRFGYCFFAEYIHLILGSMLVVLLFLGGWNLPAFLTDITILGIILPTAFFLLKVALVILFIIMIRWAVPRYRIDQVVDLSWKKLLPLSLLNLGWVIGLGLLGVY from the coding sequence ATGGATATAGAATCAATAATCTATAACCCTCTTTTAAGAGGTATCCTGGGATTATGTATCATGGGTGCAGTTTTCGGTGGCGCCTGTGTAGCTGTCTGGTTCGAGCGTAAACTCTCTGCAGATGTCCAGCAGAGATACGGTCCTATGAGGGTAGGTCCCCACGGATTACTTCAGCTTGTTGCCGATGCTATCAAGCTGTTCACGAAAGAAGATATCATACCAAAGAACGCTGACAGGTTATTATTCGTTTCAGCACCGATCCTCCTTATGGGATCTGTTTTCCTGATGCTTGTCGCAATGCCTTTTGGCGCTATCATCATAGATGGTCAGAGTTATGTGATCGCAGCAACCGAGATGGATATAAGTATCCTTTATATTGAAGCGATGTCCGCTATCTCAATTATCGGTATTTTCATGGTTGCATACAGTGCGAACAACAAGTTCTCTGTTCTCGGAGCTTTCAGGAACTTTGCACGTATGATCGGATACGAAGTCCCTCTTGGTATCTGTATCGTGAGTGTTGCTATCATGGCAGGTTCACTGAACATAGTAGAGATCGCCGAGGCTCAGAGCCCTCTCTGGTTCATAATAATGCAGCCTCTTGGAGCTTTTGTGTTCTTCATCGCTCTTATGGCTGATATGGGTCGTCTTCCTTTTGACCAGAACGAGTCCGAGGAAGAGCTTATTGCAGGTTGGATGACCGAGTACACAAGTATGAGATTCGGTTACTGTTTCTTTGCAGAATATATTCACCTGATCCTTGGTTCAATGCTTGTTGTGCTATTGTTCCTTGGTGGATGGAATCTGCCTGCATTCCTGACTGATATCACGATCCTTGGTATTATCCTTCCAACAGCATTCTTCCTGTTGAAGGTAGCACTGGTGATCCTCTTTATCATCATGATCAGATGGGCTGTTCCAAGGTACAGGATCGATCAGGTAGTAGACCTGAGCTGGAAAAAACTTCTGCCATTGTCCCTCCTTAACCTCGGATGGGTTATCGGACTTGGTCTGCTGGGGGTATACTAA
- the fpoD gene encoding F420H2 dehydrogenase subunit FpoD has protein sequence MDEIVGPSEMIVHLGPQHPMMPGPFRLNAKLRGETVVDSEVEMGWIHKGIEKILESKTYLQGITIVDRICYLAAMTNEEAYVGCVEKLAGIEVPERAQYIRVIMEELSRLQSHILGMGEYASFIGFVSMFMYTIRDREDVMSLIDSVTGARVTHSFLRYGGVKDDLPEGFKDDVAYVFGNLRKAIDNYEELYSTDQIYKARTKGIGVLTADVAKDLGVSGPPLRATGVAFDIRKDEPYLVYKDLDFKVCTQTDGDVYARIQVRLDEMRESMYIIEQCLDQIPSGPLFPENTPYGKRSPVMRVPAGEVFHRVEDPRGEMGFYMVSDGSDKPYRVKIRGPVYPTLQTLPPLLKGVPVADIVAIAGSMDTCTSEVDR, from the coding sequence ATGGATGAAATAGTTGGACCTTCTGAAATGATAGTACACCTTGGCCCGCAACACCCCATGATGCCAGGACCATTCAGGCTGAATGCAAAATTGAGGGGTGAGACCGTTGTGGACTCCGAGGTCGAGATGGGTTGGATCCACAAAGGGATCGAGAAGATCCTTGAGAGCAAGACCTATCTCCAGGGTATCACCATTGTTGACAGGATATGTTATCTTGCAGCAATGACAAACGAAGAAGCTTACGTTGGTTGTGTTGAGAAGCTTGCAGGCATTGAAGTGCCTGAAAGAGCACAGTACATCCGCGTTATAATGGAAGAACTTTCAAGGTTACAGAGTCACATCCTTGGAATGGGTGAATATGCATCCTTCATTGGTTTTGTGAGTATGTTCATGTACACCATCAGGGACAGGGAAGATGTGATGTCACTTATCGACTCCGTAACAGGAGCACGTGTCACACATAGTTTCCTGCGTTATGGTGGTGTAAAGGATGATCTTCCTGAAGGATTCAAGGATGACGTTGCATACGTTTTCGGAAACCTTAGAAAGGCAATTGACAATTATGAGGAGCTGTACAGTACCGATCAGATCTACAAGGCAAGAACAAAAGGTATCGGAGTACTTACAGCAGATGTTGCAAAGGACCTTGGTGTTTCCGGTCCTCCGCTCAGGGCAACAGGTGTTGCTTTTGATATCCGTAAGGATGAACCTTACCTTGTGTACAAGGACCTTGATTTCAAGGTATGTACCCAGACAGATGGTGATGTCTACGCGAGGATCCAGGTCCGTCTCGATGAGATGCGTGAAAGCATGTACATAATCGAGCAGTGTCTTGACCAGATCCCTTCAGGACCACTCTTCCCGGAGAACACTCCGTATGGTAAGAGATCCCCTGTAATGAGAGTTCCAGCCGGAGAGGTCTTCCACCGTGTAGAGGACCCAAGAGGAGAGATGGGATTCTATATGGTATCCGATGGATCGGACAAACCATACCGTGTAAAGATAAGAGGACCTGTGTACCCAACCCTGCAGACACTGCCACCACTGCTTAAAGGTGTGCCTGTTGCAGATATTGTGGCAATTGCCGGCAGTATGGACACATGTACCAGTGAGGTTGACAGGTGA